TCGGCTGCGGCAAGCCCTCTTGCGGTGGTGGTCTATGCTTTTTCTTGCCGCCGCGCCTGCCGGTcgccccccccttccctccccctttatttttttccccatCTTGACTGGTGGTGGAGAGGTTGAGCGGTCTCCTTGCTGGGCCGTCGGCGGCGTCGCGACGGGGTTGGAGGGGGGAAGGGCCTCCAGGCGCCGTTCGTCTGTCTCGCTGCTGACTGACCGCTACTGGCTGGTTCTCCGCCGCCGTTGCTCGAGcaaatgaaggggggggggggggggggggctgggggggGCGGTGGGAGGTGCGCGTGCACGTCTTTTGAATCGGACTGGCCACGCTAGCAGCTGCCTGCCTTCGAGCGGCGCCAGTGGCAAACCGCCCCGCAAGGCATACGGTGGCCGGTATCGGGAGGGtagacaaaaaaataataataataaaggggGTTATTCTGTCAGGTCGTTGGCGTCGCAGGTTTTCGCCCGTTACGCGTGTGTGTGGCAGATGGTGGGGACGTCGACGTCGAGACTCATTTTCGGTTCATTAGGgtgctttttccttatttttttctctcttctgcccGGTCGCCGCCATAGCTTCGAAGCAGTAGCGAAGCAAGAGTGAAAGCTGGCTCGCGGCAGTGCTATCTTTGTTGCATTGCTCTGAGTAGCAAGGTGGCAAGCGTCGCGATCCTAAAGCTTTTTGTGGGACAGGGTGCGACTGAATGGCGTCCGCGTCGTACGTAGTGCTACATCCGCGTGTATCTGtgtgcatttttatttttcttgtgtgCGGAATTTTTAAGACCTTTTTACCGCCTCCCATACGAAGCTCGCGGATGTAAGTCTGCCCAGAGCGcacccacggcggccgcatttcgatgggggcgaaatgcaaaaacacccgtgtacttagatttaggtgcacggtaaagaaccccaggtggtccaaatttccggagtcccccactacggcgtgcctcataatcagatcgtggttttggcacgtcaaactcCACAAATAATTAATCACCCTTGCGTCTTACAACGCTGTACATCATAGGTCGGCGTTATAATTGCGGATACTGGTTCATTATTTCGCAGGCTATGTCAGTTGCCCAGCGATTCAAACCCGATAATTGGACCAAATTGCGGCCGGCGCTTCTTGTGCCACCAATGAGCACTGGATGATCGCTGAGGGACCAATTCACTAACACAGTACGGCGCTCGCTTTCATTGTATGCTGCAATGCATCAGCTCGGTGGCCCCAGCCGGCAGCCATGCTCTCCGCGTTTAAATTGCTGAGCGTTGTACGCACTCACGTTCCCACTCGGGCCCAATCCACCTTTACGGCTCACATATACATATACGTTTACCCACACTCGCCGATAGTCACTCACGTTCGTACTCGTGTTCCACTCAAAATCGCAGTCACTTTTATACTCGCGTTTACAGGCACTCGAGTTTATGCTAACGTCCACGCACTAACGCCGTACCTCACGCCTGAGAAATGAGCGTGGCGCCAGTATGAACCAGTGCACTTGTGATTTAGTATGCCGATTATGACAGGGCTCAAACCGCCCTCGGCCACCTCCCTATCTGTTGCAATGTCTGGGCCTTGTCTCGGACTCACGTGAGAGTCTGACGCGCGTCTGTGCTCGCAGGAGCTGGTCTCGGAAGTCACTAGTCCTGCCCTGCTTGCGGGCGCGGCGCTACTCCACAATGCAAACCACGTTTCTGATCTTCCCTTCTCTCGTTCGCAGGCTACTCGTCGACGACCCCGGTGGACTGCGCCACCGGGCCCGTCGGGGAGGCCAGCGGGGACGACGACGAGCCGTGGTGCCGCATCGCCTACTGGGAGCTGAACGAGCGCGTGGGAGACCTGTACTCGGTGCAGCGGCCGTGGTTGCACGTCACCTTTGACGAGTGCGCTCCCTCGTCGTCGGCGCGCGAAGAGGCGCTGCAGCTGCTCTCGCTGGCGGCGCCCTCATCTTCCCCCGGCGGGCCGTGCAAGGAGACCGTGGCCCGGACGCGTGCCAAGATCGGCCAGGGCCTGACCCTGCTGCACGAGCGCGACGGCGTCTGGGTCTACAACCGCTCCCAGCACGCCGTGTTCGTGGCGTCGCCGACGCTCGACATGCCCACGGTGCGCAACCTCACAGTATTCAAGGTGCTGCCCGGCTACTGTCTGCGCGTCTTCGACTGGGAGCGGGCGCGCTTCTACCGCAGCATCCCGTCGGTGTCGTGGGACGGCCCGTACGCGCCCAACGTGGCGCGCATCTCCTTCGTCAAGGGCTGGGGCCCCAAGTACGCCCGCCAGATCGTCACCGCACTGCCCTGCTCCCTCGAACTGTTTTTCCGCACCACGCCGCCTCCGCCCAGGTGATGGGGCTGACAAACAAACTCGTTGTCTTTTCGTTGTTCGGCCCCGGCTGGACGAGAGGCTCCCGTGCGGACTGCCGTTGTCGCGGGTTGCGGGTCTGCCtgacatgttctttttttttttttttttaacattctcGCACTGCCCCACTCCCCGTGCTTGTGTCGGCCGGACACGCGGCAGCGGCTGCGTCCCGTCGCTATGAAGGCGACGCGGACGTGTTCGTCGTGGCAGGGAGCGAGACCCCGGTAGGGAGAGGCTTTCTttatgtctgtgtgtgtgtggtctTTGCG
This Dermacentor silvarum isolate Dsil-2018 chromosome 6, BIME_Dsil_1.4, whole genome shotgun sequence DNA region includes the following protein-coding sequences:
- the LOC119456006 gene encoding mothers against decapentaplegic homolog 6 codes for the protein MFASKRCKLVKRLWEESAKLVVSYYASSQPPLCAAASPTVSYEAFCSLEDRKAVESMLKHLCVSQLQTMLQAVQTKGRDGCECLLLPHHDVKLPHEVVAPHVLCCRLWRWPQLRHHYELRRLPWCAAASPPVVCCNPYHWSIVQKPESPPPPYSLQTLEESYLPIESSPPPPYSLQPMADACSLPFGYSSTTPVDCATGPVGEASGDDDEPWCRIAYWELNERVGDLYSVQRPWLHVTFDECAPSSSAREEALQLLSLAAPSSSPGGPCKETVARTRAKIGQGLTLLHERDGVWVYNRSQHAVFVASPTLDMPTVRNLTVFKVLPGYCLRVFDWERARFYRSIPSVSWDGPYAPNVARISFVKGWGPKYARQIVTALPCSLELFFRTTPPPPR